The Patescibacteria group bacterium genome segment CTAGAACTGATATAGCATAGAAGCCTTGCGAGGCGCAAGCTATAGCTTACAATAGTGAGATGCGAGTAAACAGATTCACTATCGCCACTATAGTCGGTTTAATTCTCGCCGTTATCGTTGCGTGGTTGTATCTCGGCGCGTTTGGCGCACCACAAGAAGCCGAGGGCGATATCGCCTACATGCAATTTACGATCGCCGAAGATATCGGTACAGGCGATGTTATCAGCCGACTTTCATCCGACGGCTTTATCAAATCACCGCGCGCGTTTCGGATAGCGCTCTGGTGGAATGGTACTGCCAGCATCAAGCCCGGCGGCTATATGATCGCAAAGACGATTGATGCGTGGGTGCTGGCCGATATTTTTACAAAAGGCCCCGCGCTCGTGTGGGTCTCGTTGCCTGAAGGATATCGCAAAGAACAGATGGCCAATGTGCTCGCGCGCGAGCTCGGCTGGACGGACGCACAAGAAATAGAATGGGTGACAAAGCATACGGCATTAAAGCCAGATGAGATTGAGGGAGTGTATTTCGGTGATACCTATCTGATACCAAAAGACGATACGCCGGCCCAAGTGGCTGATCGTCTTCGTGCGCGGTTCAATGAAAAGTTTGCCCCACTCGCCAAAGAGGCGGTCAAGCAAAATATTCGTTGGCCCACACTTTTAAAAATCGCATCACTCGTACAACGCGAAGCGGGCGGCAAAGACGATATGCCGATTATCGCAGGTGTCTTGTGGAATCGGCTTCTTGCCAAAAAACCCATGCGGCTCGGTATCGATGCTACATTGCAGTACGCGCGCGATTCGCGTGATCACTACGGCGCGGTGCCTACCGGCGCGCAGCTCACCTCCTATAGTCTCAAGGGCGGTTGGTGGGAACCGGTAAAAATCGAAGATAAAAAAATAAATTCGCCGTACAATACATATTTGTTTGATGGGTTGCCACCACATCCAATCGCAAATCCAAGTCTTGATGCGATCAACGCAGTATTATTTCCCGCAAAGACCGATTGTCTTTTTTATCTCCATTCACCTGACAAGCAGATTCATTGCGCGAAAACCTACGAAGAGCACAAGAAGAATATTGATACCTATTTACGATGAAGCATCTGTCGTCTCATGCCGTGCCATACTATGTCGCTACTTTTGTAGCAGGATTTTCGTTGATGGTTATAGAGATCACCTCATCAAGGATAGTCGCCCCCATCATTGGCTCATCTATCTTTACGTGGACATCGGTTATCGGGATAACGCTCTTGGGTTTGTCGATAGGAAGTTTTTTGGGAGGGTGGCTCGCGGATCGCTCTATTAAAAACTATGGACAAAAGATTATAGCTTTTTCATTTTTGAGCGCGGCGTTTTTTGTGTATACGATACTTCCGCTATCAAAATATGTCCCCGGTCTTCTTCGTCAATCATTCTCGCTGATGGAGTTATCAGTTGCGGTGAGCGCGACTCTTTTCTTGATGCCGGCCGTAGCCATTGGCACGCTCGCTCCCATCATCTTTAAATCATATGTTGATAGTGTGCATGATATCGGAAAGAAATACGGGCTACTCTCAGGCCTATGGTCGCTCGGCAGTATTGTGGGCGTGTTCGCCACAGGTTTTTATTTTATCCCTACTATCGGTAGTGCCGCTACCGTGCGTCTTGTAGTTTTTATATTGGTAGCCGTTTTTTATTTTTTCTATCTACAGAACTTTAGGCATCAGCCTCGAATAGTCGGCCGCGACATCCTACTCATGCTGGTGGTAGCCGCCTGTCTTGCGGCGCTGATCATCAGCTCGCAGGCGCAATCCGAGCCAGAATCAAACAAAATTATTTTTCATAAAGAGACTGCGTATTATGATATGCGCGTCGTTGATTATAAACTCTTTCCTGTATACGGGGACAACAGAATCCTTTTTTTGGATATCGATACGCATAGTGTACAGACCGCACGACCGTCGCAGAGATTTTATACTGACGCAGCACCCGCCTTCGCTGCTTTTTCCGATTCAGTAAAAGATATATACGTTATCGGAGCGGGCGCTTATACATTGCCTATTAATTTGAGAAAACAGTATCCTGATGCAAATATCACGGTAGGCGAGATTGATCCTGAAGTTGCCAAGGTTGGTAGAGAATATTTCAATGTGAGCTCTCACGCTATAGAGACCGAGATCGGTGATGCCCGCGTGAGATTTGCGCGTACCAAGAGTGCGCCCACAGAAACATTCGATCTTATTTACGGCGATGCGTACAATTCTTTTATTTCTGTGCCGTGGTATTTGTTGACGCAGGAGTTCAATAAAAATATAAAAAGATATCTGTCACCAAATGGCGTCTATGCTGTCAATTTTGCAGGAACGCTCGAAGGGCCGAACGCAGTCATGTTTGAGAGTATCTACGCCACTATGCGGAGTGCTTTTCCTAATACATATATTCTTGCTTTCGGGCATGATTACGCAAAAACTCAAAATATCACCGTTCTCGGCGTTAAGAGTGAGGTCGCCCTTTCGCATGGCGCACTGGTGCAAAAGTTCAATGCACTCGACAAGAATCGATTTCTGTCTAGTACGTTGGTTGATACTTCTACTATCAGTATTCCCGCAAGGCGTTTATTGACCGATGATTTCGCTCCTATCGAGTATATGATGGCAGGTCTTATGCGTGAGTATTTTCCTACCTATATTGAGCTTTATAAAAAGGTGGTAAGTTAGCCTCGCTTTTACTATTCACAGGTTGAGTAGTGCATCACTCTGGTGTATAATTTTTGCTTATGAACATCAAAAAAATTACCGCAAGAGAAATCATGGATTCACGAGGCAACCCGACCGTCGAGGCAGATGTTATATTGGAAAACGGCATCATGGGTCGTGCTGCGGTCCCATCGGGCGCATCGACTGGTACACATGAAGCAGTCGAGCTTCGCGACGGCGACAGGCAACGTTTCGGCGGCAAAGGCGTCTTACACGCTGTACGCAACGTACACGAAGTAATTGCACCCAAACTTATTGGATCTGACGCGCGTGACCAAAAGGCGCTTGATAAGGCGATGATCGATCTTGATGGCACGGCAAACAAAAGCAAGCTTGGCGCCAATGCTATCTTGGCGGTATCGCTCGCCGCTGCTCGCGCATCAGCGCTCGAGGCAGGTGTACCGTTTTTTGAATATGTGTACGGTCTTTCGCGTGTAAAACGCCAGTACAGTTTACCAGTACCTCTTGTCAATATTATCAATGGCGGCAAGCACGCAGCCAACTCGACTGATATCCAAGAGTTTATGATTGTGCCGCAAGGCGCGGTGACATTTCCTGACGCCGTGCGCATGGCGACGGAAATCTTTCATGCACTCGGCAAAGCCATGAAAAAACATGGATACGGTACTACGGTTGGCGATGAGGGTGGCTATGCGCCTGCAGTAAAGGGTGGCAATGCCGAGGCACTCTCACTTATCGAGGAGGCCACGGCTGCTGCGGGCTACAAATTCGGCGTTGATGTTTTTTGTGCGCTTGATGTCGCATCGAGCGAACTTTTTGAAAACGGCAAGTATATTCTTTCTGCTGACGGCAAAACATTGTCATCAGAAGAAATGGTCGCGTGGTATAAAGATCTTGCCGCGCGCTATCCTATCATCTCAATAGAGGATGGTCTGGCTGAAGATGACTGGGCGGGCTGGGTGCACATGACGCGCGAGCTCGGAGGTGCCTTGCAGCTGGTGGGTGACGATTTGCTCGTCACCAATAAAACGTTTCTTGAGCGCGGTATCAAAGAAAAGGCCGGTAACGCAATTCTTATCAAAGTAAATCAGATCGGTACGCTCACCGAGACGATTGATGCGGTTGATACCGCTCATGAAAATGGCTGGCGCGCTATTATCTCGCATCGTTCAGGTGAGACGGAAGATGTCGCTATCGCGCATCTGGCGGTAGGTCTCGGTGCTGGTCAGATTAAAACCGGATCAATGTCACGCACTGATCGTGTCGCTAAGTACAATGAACTCTTGCGCATTGCAGAGCTGTTGGGCGATTGGGCAAAGTACGCAGGGAAAAAATAATATGGCATATCTTATTTTAGTTCGACATGGAAAATCCGAATGGAACAAGCTCGGCTTGTGGACTGGCTGGACCGATGTAGACTCGGCACCCGAAGGCGTCAAAGAAGCCGAGAGCGCAGGCAAGGCGCTCGCCGATATTCCCGTACACCGCGCGCACGTCTCAGCACTCAAACGAGCGCGCCAAACTTTTAATCATATCCACCAAGAGATTGAGTCAAATCTTGACGACCATGAGGTAGCGACGAGTCCCGCGCTCAACGAACGCCACTACGGTGTGCATACAGGAAAAAACAAATGGCAAGTGCGTGATGAGGTAGGTGAGGAAGAATTTTCTAAAATCAGACGCGGATGGGATCATCCGGTACCCGAGGGCGAGACACTCAAAGACGTCCACGGCCGTGTTTCAATGTATTTTGAAGAGTCCATCAAGCCTCAGTTGCGTGACGGCCACAACGTGCTCATTGTCGCACATGGCAACTCACTGCGCGCGCTCATCAAGCATATTGAGGAACTTTCTGACGAAGCAATCGCCGATGTTGAGCTTGGTACGGCAGAGGCACATTGTTATGCATTTGATGAAAGGGGTGTATGTGTCGCCAAAGAAATTCGCGCGGCAAATCCAAACAAAGTATAATGGTAGCAATACCATGATCGCTATCGCTGATGATATTCGTATCGAGCTCAGGTTCGGCCTGTTGGCAGGCGGGCTCGTATGTCTGTATATGCTGGCCGAGTTTCTCTTGGGGTTTCATACGACGCGCTTGGATATCGGCGCATATTCGGGCTACGGCGCTTCGATTATTCCATTTATAATATATTTTTTTGCTTTGCGTCAGTGGAAGCTTGAGCGGGGCGGGGGATTTTTTACCATGCGCCAAGGTGTTCGTTCAGGCCTCTTGATGGGCATGATCACCGCTGTCATCTTGGCAAGCTTCATGCTCGCATACAATACACTTATCAACCCGTCTTTTTTAGATAAAAATATTGAAGTAGTACGCATAAGTCTTGAACAGCAAGGCAAGCCCGTAGGTGAGATTCGTGATACGCTCGATCATCTTCGTACTACCAATTCGTTTCCCCAGCAGACGGTATTTATCTTGGCTGGCGTGACTTTTGAAGGCGTGTTGATCTCAGCAATTCTCGCGTATTTCTTGCAAAAGCGTCCTCCGGTGATAGACGAGGTATAACAGTTTTGAAAGATACGAAAAAGCCGTTATACTCATCACTATGGAAGGTGATTGGTTCACTCGTCTCGAAGAGCGCTCAAAGCAGTCACTCGGCAAAATATCCGCCGATGATTTTTTGGCGCTCGTGCGTCCCAAATGTCGCGAGGTAGTCACGCGCGAAGGACTCGAAGAATTGTTGAACACAAAGCACAAACTCCGCGTAAAGTTTGGCATTGACGCTACGGGCGCGGAGATTCACTTGGGGCATGCGGTTCCACTTATGCTGTTGCGTCTTTTCGCGCGCGCGGGTCATGAGGTGCATTTTGTGGTCGGCGATTTTACGGGCAAGATAGGCGATCCATCAGGCCGTACCGACAATCGCCGCGAGATTACCGATAAAGAAATCGCCGCAAATATCAAAACCTACACCAAGCAAGTAGCGCCGCTTCTTGATTTAAAAAAAATCAAAGTACATCAAAACTCCAAATGGCTCTCGCGTATGCGGTTGGCGGAATTTTTTGAGCTAATCGGCGCGATCAGTTTTGGTGAAGTTGCCCAGCGCGAAGATTTTCGCGCGCGACTTAAGGCCGGCTCACCCGTCAGCTTGCGTGAGGCAAACTACGCCTCTCTTATGGCTATCGATTCAGTGGAGCTCAAAGCTGATATCGAAGTGGGTGGCATCGATCAGCTCTTGAACTTTATGCAGGCGCGGTCAGTGATGGGGGCGCGTGGGATGAAGCCGGAAATCGTGCTTACTACGCCACTCATCGAAGGCACGGCTGGTGATGGCCGAAAGATGTCAAAAAGTTTTGGTAACTATATCGCCCTCTCGGCGTCCGCGGAAGATCAGTTTGGTCTTGTCATGAGCATTCCCGATGAGATTACAGAGAGTTATTTTGTAAGCTTCGGTGATATCCGAGAAGACGAACTTGATGAACTGCGCGCGTTTATCAAGATAAATCCGTTTGAGGCGAAAAAACAGCTCGCCATGCTTATCGTGTCTCTTTTTTACGGTGAGAAATCGGCGAAAGAGATGCGTGCAAATTTTGAACGCAAGTTTTCTCGCAAAGAATTCAATACATTAGACGCTATCGATATACGCATAAAGGTATTACCCGCGCCGCTCTTCGACGCGCTCATGCGTGCGCTCGGTGACGAATATTCACGCTCGCAGATTCGTGCACTTATCTCCCAGCGCGCTATACGGCGACTTACCGGGGGCGCCGAAGAGATACTTGGCAATCAAGCTGATTTGGTGCGCGCGGGCGATATCATTAAAGTTGGCAAGCTTCATCTCTTTCGTTTTAACGAGTAGCGTATGAGCCAAACATCCGAGATAAAATCACGCCTCGATATCGTCTCGCTTGTCTCGGGGTATTTGAAGCTTGAAAAGTCAGGTATCAATTTTAAGGCGCGTTGCCCGTTTCATTCAGAAAAAACGCCATCGTTTTATGTCTCACCTGCGCGCGATTCGTGGCATTGCTTTGGATGTGGCAAGGGGGGTGATATTTTTGCGTTTGTCATGGAGATTGACGGCATCGAATTTCCTGAGGCATTGCGTCTGCTTGCTGAACGCACTGGCATCGTGCTCGCAGAATTTCATCGTGAAGAATATTCAGAGAGATCGCGTTTACTTGAATTGACCGAGGAGGCGACAAAGTTTTTTGAATCAAATCTCACGAGCGCCGCTGATGTCAAACAATATCTCATTGATCGCGGTATGTTACCCGAATCAATCACGCAGTTT includes the following:
- the tyrS gene encoding tyrosine--tRNA ligase, yielding MEGDWFTRLEERSKQSLGKISADDFLALVRPKCREVVTREGLEELLNTKHKLRVKFGIDATGAEIHLGHAVPLMLLRLFARAGHEVHFVVGDFTGKIGDPSGRTDNRREITDKEIAANIKTYTKQVAPLLDLKKIKVHQNSKWLSRMRLAEFFELIGAISFGEVAQREDFRARLKAGSPVSLREANYASLMAIDSVELKADIEVGGIDQLLNFMQARSVMGARGMKPEIVLTTPLIEGTAGDGRKMSKSFGNYIALSASAEDQFGLVMSIPDEITESYFVSFGDIREDELDELRAFIKINPFEAKKQLAMLIVSLFYGEKSAKEMRANFERKFSRKEFNTLDAIDIRIKVLPAPLFDALMRALGDEYSRSQIRALISQRAIRRLTGGAEEILGNQADLVRAGDIIKVGKLHLFRFNE
- a CDS encoding fused MFS/spermidine synthase, which gives rise to MKHLSSHAVPYYVATFVAGFSLMVIEITSSRIVAPIIGSSIFTWTSVIGITLLGLSIGSFLGGWLADRSIKNYGQKIIAFSFLSAAFFVYTILPLSKYVPGLLRQSFSLMELSVAVSATLFLMPAVAIGTLAPIIFKSYVDSVHDIGKKYGLLSGLWSLGSIVGVFATGFYFIPTIGSAATVRLVVFILVAVFYFFYLQNFRHQPRIVGRDILLMLVVAACLAALIISSQAQSEPESNKIIFHKETAYYDMRVVDYKLFPVYGDNRILFLDIDTHSVQTARPSQRFYTDAAPAFAAFSDSVKDIYVIGAGAYTLPINLRKQYPDANITVGEIDPEVAKVGREYFNVSSHAIETEIGDARVRFARTKSAPTETFDLIYGDAYNSFISVPWYLLTQEFNKNIKRYLSPNGVYAVNFAGTLEGPNAVMFESIYATMRSAFPNTYILAFGHDYAKTQNITVLGVKSEVALSHGALVQKFNALDKNRFLSSTLVDTSTISIPARRLLTDDFAPIEYMMAGLMREYFPTYIELYKKVVS
- the mltG gene encoding endolytic transglycosylase MltG, encoding MRVNRFTIATIVGLILAVIVAWLYLGAFGAPQEAEGDIAYMQFTIAEDIGTGDVISRLSSDGFIKSPRAFRIALWWNGTASIKPGGYMIAKTIDAWVLADIFTKGPALVWVSLPEGYRKEQMANVLARELGWTDAQEIEWVTKHTALKPDEIEGVYFGDTYLIPKDDTPAQVADRLRARFNEKFAPLAKEAVKQNIRWPTLLKIASLVQREAGGKDDMPIIAGVLWNRLLAKKPMRLGIDATLQYARDSRDHYGAVPTGAQLTSYSLKGGWWEPVKIEDKKINSPYNTYLFDGLPPHPIANPSLDAINAVLFPAKTDCLFYLHSPDKQIHCAKTYEEHKKNIDTYLR
- a CDS encoding 2,3-bisphosphoglycerate-dependent phosphoglycerate mutase; protein product: MAYLILVRHGKSEWNKLGLWTGWTDVDSAPEGVKEAESAGKALADIPVHRAHVSALKRARQTFNHIHQEIESNLDDHEVATSPALNERHYGVHTGKNKWQVRDEVGEEEFSKIRRGWDHPVPEGETLKDVHGRVSMYFEESIKPQLRDGHNVLIVAHGNSLRALIKHIEELSDEAIADVELGTAEAHCYAFDERGVCVAKEIRAANPNKV
- a CDS encoding DUF4199 domain-containing protein, which encodes MIAIADDIRIELRFGLLAGGLVCLYMLAEFLLGFHTTRLDIGAYSGYGASIIPFIIYFFALRQWKLERGGGFFTMRQGVRSGLLMGMITAVILASFMLAYNTLINPSFLDKNIEVVRISLEQQGKPVGEIRDTLDHLRTTNSFPQQTVFILAGVTFEGVLISAILAYFLQKRPPVIDEV
- the eno gene encoding phosphopyruvate hydratase: MNIKKITAREIMDSRGNPTVEADVILENGIMGRAAVPSGASTGTHEAVELRDGDRQRFGGKGVLHAVRNVHEVIAPKLIGSDARDQKALDKAMIDLDGTANKSKLGANAILAVSLAAARASALEAGVPFFEYVYGLSRVKRQYSLPVPLVNIINGGKHAANSTDIQEFMIVPQGAVTFPDAVRMATEIFHALGKAMKKHGYGTTVGDEGGYAPAVKGGNAEALSLIEEATAAAGYKFGVDVFCALDVASSELFENGKYILSADGKTLSSEEMVAWYKDLAARYPIISIEDGLAEDDWAGWVHMTRELGGALQLVGDDLLVTNKTFLERGIKEKAGNAILIKVNQIGTLTETIDAVDTAHENGWRAIISHRSGETEDVAIAHLAVGLGAGQIKTGSMSRTDRVAKYNELLRIAELLGDWAKYAGKK